A stretch of Caldanaerobius polysaccharolyticus DSM 13641 DNA encodes these proteins:
- a CDS encoding DUF4446 family protein has translation MDLLKLLKLSPVELATALIAIIFFILFLSVLIKVKRLERRVSGFVGAENGADIEKALGNYVLEIKKAMDKIDGFQEQINDITKKLELSIKKVAIVRYNAFDEVGGDLSFSIALLDDHDDGVVITGIYGRNETTTYAKPIRNGTSNYKLSAEEIDVIEKAKRKFI, from the coding sequence ATGGACCTTTTAAAGCTATTAAAATTATCGCCGGTGGAATTGGCCACAGCACTTATAGCGATTATATTTTTTATTCTCTTTTTATCCGTGCTTATAAAAGTCAAAAGATTGGAAAGGCGTGTAAGTGGTTTTGTAGGAGCAGAAAACGGCGCAGACATTGAAAAGGCACTTGGAAACTATGTACTGGAAATAAAAAAAGCGATGGATAAGATCGACGGGTTTCAGGAGCAGATAAACGACATCACAAAGAAGCTGGAGTTGAGCATAAAAAAAGTGGCTATTGTGCGTTATAACGCTTTTGATGAGGTGGGCGGTGACTTAAGTTTTTCTATAGCGCTTCTTGATGATCACGATGACGGAGTGGTTATAACAGGTATATACGGGAGAAATGAAACCACTACTTACGCCAAGCCTATAAGAAATGGCACATCTAATTATAAGCTCTCTGCGGAAGAAATTGACGTGATAGAAAAGGCGAAAAGAAAGTTTATATAG
- the rpsF gene encoding 30S ribosomal protein S6: protein MRSYEFVCVLKPEIEEERRNSLLEKFKSIIANQKGEVTSVDEWGMRRLAYPIKKFNEGYYVFMEFNGESQVPGELETACKVTDEVLRYLIVKKGE, encoded by the coding sequence ATGAGATCGTACGAGTTTGTCTGCGTTTTAAAGCCAGAAATAGAGGAAGAGAGAAGAAATAGCCTGTTGGAAAAATTCAAGTCTATAATAGCAAACCAGAAAGGCGAAGTGACAAGTGTAGACGAATGGGGCATGCGAAGGCTTGCTTATCCGATAAAGAAGTTTAACGAGGGATATTACGTTTTTATGGAGTTTAATGGCGAGAGCCAGGTACCTGGTGAGCTGGAAACGGCCTGTAAAGTTACCGATGAGGTACTGAGATATCTCATCGTTAAAAAGGGAGAGTAA
- the rpsR gene encoding 30S ribosomal protein S18 encodes MSKEDAKTEKKRNRKKKKVCSFCEDKIEVVDYKDINRLRKYMSERAKILPRRITGNCAKHQRQLTTAIKRARHIALLPFTTE; translated from the coding sequence GTGAGCAAGGAAGACGCAAAGACCGAAAAGAAGAGAAACAGGAAAAAGAAAAAGGTGTGCAGTTTTTGCGAGGATAAGATAGAAGTGGTTGATTATAAAGACATAAACAGGTTAAGAAAGTACATGTCCGAAAGGGCCAAGATTTTGCCCAGAAGGATAACGGGTAACTGCGCAAAACACCAGCGGCAGCTTACCACTGCCATTAAAAGAGCAAGGCATATAGCTTTGCTTCCATTTACAACCGAATAA
- a CDS encoding DUF951 domain-containing protein: protein MKGYYLGDIVMMKKPHPCGNNQWEIIRLGADIRIRCTKCGRLVLLPRSKFEKRLKKILQSSVENQEQQ from the coding sequence ATGAAGGGTTATTATCTAGGCGATATAGTTATGATGAAAAAGCCCCATCCCTGTGGGAACAACCAGTGGGAGATAATAAGGTTGGGTGCTGATATTAGGATAAGGTGCACCAAGTGCGGTCGCCTGGTGCTTTTGCCCAGGTCAAAATTTGAAAAAAGGTTGAAGAAAATATTGCAGAGCTCTGTTGAAAATCAGGAACAACAATGA
- a CDS encoding single-stranded DNA-binding protein, with translation MINVAVLIGRLTKDPVLRFTPGSGVPVVTFTLAVDRNFTNQQGVREADFIPIVAWRKLAETCANNLTKGRLVAVTGRIQTRTWDDQEGRRHFVTEVVADNVRFLDWGNSKRADTGQGQESEIIHDIDSLDGFVPVEGEDDLPF, from the coding sequence ATGATTAATGTGGCTGTCTTGATAGGTCGCCTGACAAAAGACCCTGTGCTCAGGTTTACACCTGGCAGTGGGGTTCCTGTGGTCACTTTTACTCTGGCGGTGGACAGAAATTTTACCAATCAACAGGGCGTGAGGGAGGCCGATTTTATACCTATAGTGGCGTGGAGAAAGCTGGCAGAAACCTGTGCCAACAATCTGACCAAAGGGAGATTAGTAGCGGTAACAGGGAGAATCCAGACGCGCACATGGGATGATCAAGAAGGAAGAAGGCATTTTGTTACGGAAGTGGTCGCAGATAACGTCAGGTTTTTGGATTGGGGCAACAGCAAGAGGGCCGATACAGGCCAAGGCCAGGAAAGCGAGATAATCCACGATATAGATTCACTGGATGGCTTTGTGCCCGTTGAAGGGGAAGACGATCTTCCGTTCTGA
- the cphA gene encoding cyanophycin synthetase, which translates to MKILNLNVYRGRNIYCHRPVIKMLVDLEGYDDIPTKDIESLNERLLSLLPGLKDHYCSAGKPGGFVQRLNEGTYLAHVVEHVILELQHVLGYDVRYGKARQTGDGIYYVVYEYMLEECGVRAGKLAVELLNGLIKGEVLDLDKRISDLRKVISEFELGPSTKAIAEEAKRRGIPVTRIGNSSILRLGYGKYQKLIEGTITENTSCIAVDISCDKQLTKKLLEERGIPVPEGYEVFSEEDAVSVARELGYPVVVKPLNGNQGKGVCLNLGCDEDVRIAYRIAKGYSNNVIVEKHVQGRHYRVLVVKDKVAAVSERIPAHVIGDGKSTIRQLIDKQNQDPARGEGHEKPLTKIRIDPVAMMVLKRQGKGLDYIPLKGEKIYIRDNDNLSTGGIAVDTTDQIHPDNVALAIRAVQAIGLDIAGVDITTPDISKPIVTTGGAVIEVNASPGIRMHYFPQHGEPRDVAKAIVDLLYPEGCKSTIPIVSVTGTNGKTTTTRMIAHILSTYGYTVGMTTTDGIYVDNKLILKGDNTGPISAATVLGDRNIDAAVLETARGGIIRSGLGYDLSDVGIITNITEDHLGLDGVETLEDMAFVKSLVVEAVKSDGYAVLNADDKMTCYVEKRVKCRKVYFSMNENNILVKKHILSGGTAVYLKDNVIMIASKDSIIPVIDIRDIPATFNGNVKFNVENSLAATAGCWVLGVPVKDISKGLSTFYCDQKHNPGRFNIFNIGNFRVLVDYGHNLEGYKSVIDAAWKMGADRLIGIIGVPGDRSDDSIYRIGEMCGKAFDVIYIKEDQDLRGRKPGAVAEILKIGVEATGKGKEINTILSESKALEAAMLNAIPGDLIAVFYEDYDGIVETIKRVARMMNKKVDAQIMASQKI; encoded by the coding sequence ATGAAAATTTTAAATTTAAATGTGTACAGGGGCAGGAACATATACTGCCATAGGCCCGTGATTAAAATGCTGGTAGACCTGGAAGGATACGACGATATACCTACTAAAGACATTGAAAGCCTTAATGAAAGGTTGCTGAGCTTATTGCCTGGGCTGAAAGATCATTATTGTAGTGCTGGAAAACCTGGAGGGTTTGTTCAAAGGCTAAATGAAGGCACATATTTGGCCCATGTGGTGGAGCATGTTATATTGGAACTTCAACACGTATTAGGATACGACGTAAGATATGGTAAAGCAAGGCAGACAGGTGATGGCATATACTATGTGGTGTACGAATATATGTTGGAGGAATGCGGTGTAAGAGCAGGTAAACTGGCTGTGGAGTTGCTAAACGGGTTAATAAAAGGAGAGGTTTTAGACCTAGACAAAAGGATTTCAGATCTTAGAAAAGTGATATCCGAATTCGAGTTGGGACCAAGTACCAAGGCCATAGCGGAAGAAGCCAAAAGGCGGGGTATACCTGTTACCAGGATTGGCAACAGCAGCATATTGAGATTGGGATATGGAAAATACCAAAAGCTGATAGAAGGGACTATAACTGAGAATACCAGCTGTATAGCTGTGGACATATCCTGTGATAAACAGCTGACCAAAAAACTGCTAGAGGAAAGAGGTATACCTGTGCCAGAAGGCTATGAGGTTTTCTCCGAAGAGGATGCGGTATCTGTAGCCCGGGAACTGGGATATCCTGTTGTGGTAAAGCCCTTAAACGGCAACCAGGGAAAAGGGGTGTGTTTAAACCTGGGGTGTGATGAAGATGTGAGGATAGCGTACAGGATTGCGAAGGGGTATTCTAACAATGTTATCGTAGAAAAGCACGTGCAGGGGCGCCACTACAGGGTGCTGGTAGTCAAGGATAAAGTAGCAGCTGTTTCAGAGAGGATACCTGCTCATGTGATAGGCGATGGCAAAAGCACCATAAGGCAACTTATCGATAAGCAAAACCAGGACCCTGCAAGGGGCGAAGGGCATGAAAAACCCCTGACGAAAATCAGGATTGACCCTGTAGCTATGATGGTGTTAAAAAGGCAGGGAAAAGGGCTGGACTATATACCCCTTAAAGGCGAGAAAATTTACATACGGGATAACGATAATTTGAGCACAGGGGGAATAGCTGTAGATACAACCGACCAAATACACCCTGACAATGTGGCTTTGGCGATAAGAGCGGTGCAGGCCATCGGCCTGGATATCGCCGGTGTGGATATAACTACGCCTGATATATCAAAACCTATCGTCACAACAGGAGGAGCGGTGATAGAAGTAAACGCATCTCCTGGGATAAGGATGCACTATTTCCCTCAACATGGAGAGCCAAGGGATGTGGCTAAAGCCATTGTGGACTTGCTTTATCCTGAGGGCTGTAAAAGCACTATACCTATTGTATCTGTTACAGGTACTAATGGTAAAACCACGACTACCAGGATGATTGCTCATATTTTGAGCACTTATGGCTATACAGTAGGCATGACCACTACAGATGGCATATATGTGGATAACAAATTGATATTAAAGGGGGATAACACAGGGCCTATAAGCGCAGCAACTGTTCTGGGGGATAGAAATATCGATGCGGCAGTGCTGGAAACGGCAAGAGGCGGCATAATAAGGTCGGGACTGGGTTACGATTTAAGCGATGTGGGGATTATAACAAATATAACAGAGGATCACCTGGGATTGGACGGAGTAGAAACCCTTGAAGATATGGCTTTTGTGAAGTCTCTGGTGGTTGAGGCTGTAAAAAGCGACGGATATGCTGTGTTAAATGCAGACGATAAGATGACGTGCTATGTAGAAAAAAGAGTAAAGTGCCGTAAAGTGTATTTTTCCATGAATGAAAATAATATACTGGTTAAAAAGCACATATTGTCTGGTGGAACTGCCGTATACCTCAAAGATAATGTGATAATGATCGCCAGTAAGGATTCAATAATACCTGTGATAGACATCAGGGATATACCGGCGACGTTCAACGGCAATGTAAAGTTCAACGTGGAAAACAGCCTTGCAGCCACTGCTGGCTGCTGGGTTTTGGGCGTGCCTGTAAAAGATATTTCAAAGGGCCTTTCTACATTCTATTGCGATCAAAAACACAACCCTGGCAGGTTTAATATATTTAATATAGGTAATTTCAGGGTACTAGTAGATTACGGGCACAACTTGGAAGGGTATAAGTCGGTGATTGATGCTGCCTGGAAGATGGGCGCAGATAGGTTGATAGGGATAATAGGAGTGCCTGGTGATAGGTCAGACGACAGCATATATAGGATAGGTGAGATGTGCGGGAAGGCTTTTGACGTGATATACATAAAAGAGGATCAGGATCTAAGGGGGAGAAAGCCTGGCGCTGTAGCTGAGATACTGAAGATAGGAGTTGAGGCTACAGGAAAAGGGAAGGAAATAAACACGATTTTGTCAGAGAGTAAGGCGTTAGAGGCTGCCATGCTTAACGCTATTCCTGGAGACCTTATTGCGGTATTTTACGAGGATTACGATGGGATAGTAGAAACTATAAAAAGAGTTGCCCGCATGATGAACAAAAAAGTAGATGCCCAGATTATGGCATCACAGAAAATTTGA
- the yyaC gene encoding spore protease YyaC, translated as MAYYNAYNSENLHEFQHALYRGIKETCEPQRNIIILCIGTDRATGDCLGPLVGQSLKDKKLESQGVYIFGTLDEPVHAKNLCQSIEVLKKVEQPFVITVDACLGKLENVGYVTFGPGPIKPGAGVNKQLPEIGDFHINGIVNMSGFMEFFVLQNTRLNLVIKMADYISKGLCYAVQNLKKERALYRPSNFL; from the coding sequence ATGGCTTATTACAACGCATACAACAGCGAAAACCTTCACGAATTTCAACATGCCCTTTACAGGGGAATAAAGGAAACCTGTGAACCGCAACGCAATATCATAATACTGTGCATAGGCACAGATAGAGCCACAGGCGATTGCCTTGGCCCTCTTGTAGGTCAAAGCTTAAAAGACAAAAAATTGGAATCCCAAGGGGTGTACATATTCGGGACTTTAGATGAACCGGTACATGCTAAAAACCTGTGCCAATCCATTGAGGTATTAAAAAAAGTAGAACAGCCCTTTGTGATAACTGTAGACGCATGTCTCGGCAAATTAGAAAACGTAGGATACGTCACTTTTGGCCCAGGCCCTATAAAGCCCGGAGCTGGAGTCAACAAGCAATTGCCCGAAATAGGCGACTTTCACATAAACGGCATCGTGAATATGAGCGGCTTTATGGAATTCTTTGTGCTGCAAAATACGCGCCTCAACTTGGTGATAAAAATGGCTGATTACATATCAAAAGGACTGTGCTATGCTGTTCAAAACTTAAAAAAAGAGAGAGCCTTATACAGGCCCTCAAATTTTCTGTGA
- a CDS encoding cyanophycinase, translating into MDEKVKGNLIIIGGAEDKEGECAILNYVASTVKKSKNSMLIITTATQKPQEVFSTYERVFKRLGIGEVDTLDINDREKANDSVNVTKVYNAGGIFFTGGDQLRITSILGGTKVNDALADVYKKGTVIAGTSAGASAMSSTMIVGGEADTPKKSGLSMAPGLSFIHEVVIDQHFAQRGRIGRLLYAVAQNPYTLGIGIDEDTAIVVDGKGLFHVIGNNSVTVVDAKNIRHSNISELNQGDVLELIGVTLHVLSPGSGFDLTRREPILKGGL; encoded by the coding sequence ATGGATGAAAAGGTAAAAGGCAATCTGATCATTATAGGAGGTGCAGAGGACAAAGAGGGAGAGTGTGCAATACTCAATTACGTGGCGAGTACCGTAAAAAAAAGCAAAAATTCCATGCTTATAATAACCACAGCTACTCAAAAGCCACAGGAAGTTTTCAGCACGTATGAAAGGGTTTTTAAAAGGCTGGGGATAGGAGAAGTTGATACGCTGGACATAAATGATAGGGAAAAGGCCAACGATAGCGTTAATGTAACTAAGGTGTACAACGCGGGAGGTATTTTTTTTACTGGCGGTGATCAGCTCAGGATAACCAGCATATTAGGTGGCACAAAGGTCAATGATGCCTTAGCAGATGTGTACAAAAAAGGAACGGTTATTGCCGGGACCAGCGCCGGTGCTTCTGCTATGAGCAGTACCATGATAGTAGGTGGAGAGGCGGATACGCCAAAAAAAAGCGGTCTTTCCATGGCACCAGGGCTATCTTTTATACATGAAGTAGTCATAGATCAACATTTTGCCCAAAGGGGGAGAATAGGAAGGCTTCTTTACGCTGTAGCTCAGAACCCGTATACCCTGGGTATAGGCATCGATGAAGATACAGCCATTGTGGTGGATGGAAAGGGTCTATTTCACGTCATAGGTAACAACAGCGTAACGGTGGTTGATGCCAAAAATATAAGGCATTCAAACATATCAGAGTTGAATCAGGGCGATGTACTGGAACTTATAGGGGTGACATTACACGTCTTGTCACCGGGGTCGGGATTTGATCTTACAAGAAGGGAACCGATTTTAAAAGGAGGTTTGTAG
- a CDS encoding mechanosensitive ion channel family protein, with protein sequence MPQKWIDVATIAVKIIIAFIVTKVALLILYKAIDNFFKNYKDSKFNISNRKIKTMGRLIKNISKYAVYFIFITVVLSFFNIKIESLLTVAGIGGLAIGFGAQSLVKDVITGFFILFEDQFGVGDYITIDKYSGVVEEVGLRVTKIRDFSGAVHIIPNGQITSVTNYNAGNARALVEVTVAYQQDLKKVMEVLKVVCDKVKEDMSDKIVDGPYVLGVSNLGLHGVSISVVAMTKPMKHWEVERELRLKIKDAFDKEGIEVPFNKFTPYNGDEGKG encoded by the coding sequence ATGCCGCAAAAGTGGATAGATGTGGCGACCATCGCCGTGAAAATCATAATAGCGTTTATTGTCACAAAGGTTGCCCTGTTGATTTTATATAAAGCTATTGATAACTTTTTTAAAAATTACAAGGACAGCAAGTTTAACATATCCAATAGGAAAATAAAGACGATGGGAAGGCTTATAAAAAACATCTCTAAGTACGCTGTTTATTTTATATTTATAACAGTAGTGCTAAGCTTTTTTAACATAAAAATTGAGTCGTTGTTGACAGTAGCAGGCATAGGAGGGTTGGCGATAGGGTTTGGGGCTCAGAGCTTGGTAAAAGACGTGATTACGGGCTTTTTCATCCTGTTTGAGGACCAGTTTGGAGTGGGTGATTACATAACCATTGACAAGTACAGCGGTGTGGTGGAAGAAGTGGGGCTGCGCGTGACTAAAATAAGGGATTTTTCTGGTGCGGTGCATATAATTCCCAATGGGCAGATAACCTCGGTAACCAATTACAATGCAGGCAATGCCAGGGCCTTGGTAGAAGTGACCGTAGCATACCAGCAAGACCTTAAGAAAGTCATGGAAGTGCTAAAAGTTGTATGCGATAAAGTGAAGGAAGATATGTCTGACAAAATTGTAGATGGCCCCTATGTTCTGGGAGTGAGCAACCTGGGCTTACACGGCGTGAGCATCAGCGTGGTAGCTATGACAAAGCCCATGAAGCACTGGGAGGTAGAGAGGGAATTGAGGCTTAAGATAAAGGACGCTTTTGACAAAGAAGGTATTGAGGTGCCATTTAACAAATTTACGCCGTATAACGGCGATGAGGGCAAGGGGTGA
- a CDS encoding aminotransferase class V-fold PLP-dependent enzyme — translation MIYLDNAATSWPKPQSVYNEVYDTMVKCGANPGRGSHRLSLEASRIVYSTRERLAKFLNASSSMNISFTLNCTMALNTAIKGVLKEGDHVLITSMEHNSVVRPLNALKTKGISYDIVWCSKEGLLDPDDVRKAIKSNTKLIITTMASNVCGALMPVEDICSIAGTNGIIYLVDAAQGLGSINLDVKKWGIDMVAFPGHKGLLGPQGTGGLYVKSGLRLNTIIEGGTGSHSDLDEQPQELPDKLESGTLNTPGIAGLGAGVKYIQENGIEKIRAHEIYLTQCLIEGLKGIKGVVIYGPVDSKERIGVVSANIDNVDSTLVGHILDSRYGIATRSGLHCSILAHKTMGTEKQGTVRFSIGPFNTLDEINYTIKAVYEIAKNFA, via the coding sequence GTGATATACCTGGATAATGCAGCTACATCATGGCCAAAACCGCAGAGCGTATATAACGAGGTGTACGATACCATGGTCAAATGCGGTGCAAATCCAGGGAGAGGTAGCCATAGACTATCTTTAGAAGCATCGCGCATTGTCTACAGTACGAGAGAGAGACTGGCTAAGTTTTTAAACGCCAGCAGCTCTATGAATATATCGTTTACGTTAAACTGTACCATGGCCTTAAATACAGCGATAAAAGGGGTTTTAAAAGAAGGAGACCACGTGTTGATCACATCTATGGAGCATAACTCGGTTGTAAGGCCATTAAATGCGTTAAAAACTAAGGGAATTAGCTATGATATTGTATGGTGCAGTAAAGAAGGCCTTTTAGATCCTGATGACGTGAGAAAAGCTATAAAAAGCAATACAAAGCTTATAATAACCACCATGGCATCCAATGTCTGCGGGGCCTTGATGCCTGTAGAGGATATATGTTCTATCGCTGGGACCAATGGCATAATATACCTTGTGGATGCAGCTCAAGGTCTAGGGTCGATAAATTTGGATGTGAAAAAATGGGGTATAGACATGGTGGCTTTTCCAGGGCATAAAGGCCTTTTAGGTCCCCAAGGCACCGGTGGGCTGTACGTAAAAAGTGGATTGAGATTAAATACCATTATAGAAGGAGGCACAGGCAGTCACTCTGATTTAGATGAGCAGCCTCAAGAGCTACCTGATAAACTAGAAAGCGGCACACTTAACACTCCCGGCATTGCGGGATTGGGAGCAGGTGTTAAGTATATTCAAGAAAATGGCATAGAAAAAATACGGGCTCACGAGATTTACCTGACACAGTGCCTTATAGAAGGGCTAAAAGGTATAAAAGGCGTTGTGATCTATGGCCCTGTGGACAGTAAAGAGAGGATCGGAGTGGTGAGTGCTAATATCGATAACGTGGATTCTACATTGGTGGGGCATATACTGGATTCCAGATATGGGATAGCTACGAGAAGCGGTTTGCATTGTTCGATTTTGGCCCACAAGACCATGGGCACGGAAAAGCAAGGGACGGTCAGATTTAGCATCGGGCCATTTAATACCCTTGACGAAATCAATTATACCATAAAAGCTGTATACGAAATCGCTAAAAATTTTGCATAG
- a CDS encoding YybS family protein — protein MGNNTKAIVEGAMLAGIAAIMAIASTYVPFLSLFYIVFPVPIAIAGYKYGLKISILSLLVASLIIAVLSHPLSFLGSIALGIVGVGIGYFQHKKAPAATALIGVFFLALFTMLLELWVAFKFMGIDVISQIVDMFKQATQLNMDIYKRIGVSGQTLQDMDALTKYMLNTLKTLMPFIIIASVSLMVFVNYIVTNFILKRLGYKDIVTLPPFSTWLMPKSAAIVFSVFIAAGFFIKAESMGKDMVQVWSNLLALGFMAFFIDGLSLVSFYMKKVGMSRFFQAVIFIMLLFYSYFNILVFMAGLLDAGMDFRRLRGDSRR, from the coding sequence ATGGGTAATAACACAAAAGCAATTGTAGAAGGGGCAATGCTCGCAGGTATTGCCGCAATAATGGCGATAGCCAGTACGTATGTGCCTTTTTTGTCTCTCTTTTATATTGTATTTCCCGTTCCCATAGCTATAGCAGGGTACAAGTACGGCCTGAAGATTAGCATTTTGTCGTTGCTGGTGGCGTCTTTGATAATTGCCGTATTGTCACATCCGCTGTCATTCCTTGGAAGCATTGCTTTGGGGATAGTTGGCGTAGGGATAGGGTATTTTCAACATAAAAAAGCGCCTGCTGCAACGGCATTGATAGGGGTATTCTTTTTGGCGCTATTTACCATGCTCTTAGAGCTATGGGTTGCTTTTAAGTTCATGGGAATCGACGTAATATCGCAAATCGTGGATATGTTTAAACAGGCTACACAATTAAACATGGATATTTACAAGAGAATAGGTGTGTCGGGGCAAACGCTACAGGACATGGATGCATTGACCAAGTACATGCTGAACACCCTTAAAACCCTTATGCCATTTATAATCATAGCGTCGGTGTCTTTAATGGTGTTTGTCAACTACATTGTTACAAACTTTATATTAAAGCGATTGGGTTATAAAGATATTGTAACCCTCCCTCCATTTTCTACGTGGCTTATGCCCAAGAGCGCAGCGATTGTGTTTTCGGTATTTATAGCTGCTGGGTTTTTTATCAAAGCCGAAAGCATGGGGAAAGATATGGTTCAGGTGTGGAGCAATTTGCTAGCATTGGGATTTATGGCGTTTTTTATCGATGGACTATCGCTGGTTTCCTTTTATATGAAAAAGGTGGGCATGAGCAGGTTTTTTCAAGCTGTTATATTTATAATGCTCTTGTTTTACAGCTATTTCAATATTCTAGTTTTTATGGCAGGCTTGCTGGATGCGGGTATGGATTTCAGGCGCCTCAGGGGAGATTCCAGGAGGTAA
- a CDS encoding YkuS family protein has translation MLIAVDRGMEDIKALLEQCGYEVTYVDTGIPCDVYIYGDRFDQSLDQIRTGDRGTLLIRASMGYENILNAIRTRLITPLFE, from the coding sequence TTGTTAATCGCAGTAGATCGAGGGATGGAAGACATAAAAGCGCTGCTTGAACAATGTGGGTATGAGGTTACCTATGTGGACACAGGGATTCCCTGCGATGTGTACATCTACGGCGATAGGTTTGATCAAAGCCTGGATCAAATCAGAACAGGTGATAGGGGCACATTATTGATTAGGGCGTCGATGGGGTATGAAAACATATTGAATGCCATAAGGACGCGCCTTATAACGCCGCTGTTTGAGTAA
- a CDS encoding ParB/RepB/Spo0J family partition protein translates to MNRRGLGKGLEALLPRGMEDENEIQYIDVDKIRSNKSQPRKYFDERSLKELADSIKEHGMIQPVIVKAQGGGYVIIAGERRWRAARLLGMKEIPAVVKNVSDEEVLQLALIENLQREDLNPIEEAMAYKALIEEHGMTQEDVSQRIGKSRSAIANSIRLLNLDQRVIDYLITGELTTGHARALLSLEEGDAQFEAAKKVIKEGLNVRQTESLVKRMLSGPSKNKRVNESNTTYRFIQEDMEKALGTKITIKKSKNKGRIEIEFYSDEDLQRIYEYLCNR, encoded by the coding sequence ATGAATAGAAGGGGTTTAGGAAAAGGCCTTGAAGCGCTGTTGCCTCGAGGAATGGAAGATGAAAACGAGATTCAGTATATTGACGTGGACAAGATACGTTCCAACAAGTCACAACCTAGGAAATACTTTGACGAGCGCAGTTTAAAAGAGCTGGCCGATTCCATAAAAGAACACGGCATGATTCAACCTGTAATAGTAAAGGCTCAAGGCGGCGGATATGTGATAATAGCAGGGGAGAGAAGGTGGAGGGCAGCCAGGCTGCTAGGCATGAAGGAGATACCTGCTGTTGTGAAAAACGTAAGCGATGAAGAAGTGCTGCAGCTGGCATTAATCGAAAACTTGCAGAGAGAGGATTTAAACCCCATAGAGGAGGCCATGGCGTATAAGGCCTTAATAGAGGAACACGGCATGACCCAAGAGGATGTTTCACAAAGGATAGGGAAGAGCAGATCTGCCATCGCTAACAGTATAAGGCTTTTGAACCTTGACCAACGCGTGATTGATTACCTTATTACAGGGGAGTTGACTACAGGACATGCTAGGGCTTTGTTATCACTGGAAGAAGGAGATGCCCAGTTTGAGGCAGCTAAAAAAGTCATCAAAGAGGGCTTGAATGTCAGGCAAACAGAAAGCCTGGTAAAGAGGATGTTAAGTGGGCCTAGCAAAAATAAAAGGGTAAATGAAAGCAATACCACTTATAGGTTTATACAGGAAGACATGGAGAAGGCATTGGGGACCAAGATAACGATAAAGAAAAGCAAAAACAAAGGCAGAATAGAGATAGAGTTTTATTCAGATGAAGACCTCCAGCGAATTTACGAGTATCTGTGTAACAGGTGA